A genomic segment from Cyanobium sp. NIES-981 encodes:
- a CDS encoding mechanosensitive ion channel family protein → MNDLLLETSGWLGYLERPAVLFQLLVTGLAVGVYVWFNRRRKVSLERQIQRRWVLLGSLALYAALLAALAWPHRLVVVVLLLTAGWFGLSALRRRLACWIPAEQLQQLDTGLLRPLYLLLAFLLLVQEVDSRRNLALIPMGSWFGTELTAGQLFQAVLVLYLLLMGSGPPTKAVARLIQRLIGVSDSGRRALALVLQYAIVALGVLWTLDQVGFNRTALVAVAGGLSVGLGFGVKEVFSNFISGLWLLFEGSVRPGDVLFIDGDPCEVRRLGLRAAVLWRDRDNAELVIPNQTFFTTPTITYTGTDRLRRGQVLVGAAYQHDPAVVIALLERTGAAVPGVLASPAPKGLVMGYGDSSIQYALRFWISDPLQNISISSAVNTAVWQAFRSEGIAIPFPQMVLHQAPGADQAENP, encoded by the coding sequence ATGAATGACCTGCTGCTGGAAACCTCCGGCTGGCTGGGGTATCTGGAGCGCCCTGCCGTGCTCTTCCAGCTGCTCGTCACGGGCCTGGCGGTGGGCGTGTACGTCTGGTTCAACCGCCGCAGGAAAGTGTCCCTGGAGCGGCAGATCCAGCGCCGCTGGGTGCTGCTGGGCAGCCTGGCGCTGTACGCCGCGCTGCTGGCCGCTCTGGCCTGGCCCCACCGCCTCGTGGTGGTGGTGCTGCTGCTCACCGCAGGCTGGTTCGGCCTCTCGGCGCTGCGCCGCCGGCTGGCCTGCTGGATCCCGGCCGAACAGCTGCAGCAGCTGGATACCGGCCTGCTGCGACCGCTCTATCTGTTGCTCGCCTTCCTGCTGCTGGTGCAGGAGGTGGATTCGCGCCGCAACCTGGCCCTGATCCCGATGGGCTCCTGGTTCGGCACCGAACTCACCGCCGGCCAGCTGTTCCAGGCCGTGCTGGTGCTCTACCTGCTGCTGATGGGCTCAGGGCCGCCCACCAAGGCCGTGGCCCGGCTGATCCAGCGCCTGATCGGGGTGAGTGACAGCGGCCGGAGGGCCCTGGCCCTGGTGCTGCAGTACGCGATCGTGGCGCTCGGTGTGCTCTGGACCCTGGATCAGGTGGGCTTCAACCGCACCGCCCTCGTGGCGGTGGCCGGGGGACTCTCCGTGGGACTGGGCTTCGGGGTGAAGGAGGTGTTCTCGAACTTCATCAGCGGCCTCTGGTTGCTGTTCGAGGGATCGGTGCGGCCGGGGGATGTGCTGTTCATTGACGGCGACCCGTGCGAGGTGCGCCGTCTGGGACTGCGGGCGGCCGTGCTCTGGCGCGACCGGGACAATGCCGAGCTGGTGATCCCCAACCAGACGTTCTTCACCACGCCCACGATCACCTACACCGGCACCGACCGGCTGCGGCGCGGCCAAGTGCTGGTGGGGGCGGCCTACCAGCACGATCCCGCCGTGGTGATCGCGCTGCTGGAGCGCACAGGCGCGGCGGTGCCGGGGGTGCTGGCCAGCCCAGCGCCGAAGGGTCTGGTGATGGGCTACGGCGACTCCTCGATCCAGTACGCCCTGCGGTTCTGGATCAGCGATCCCCTGCAGAACATCTCGATCAGCAGTGCCGTGAACACCGCCGTGTGGCAGGCCTTCCGCAGCGAGGGGATCGCCATTCCCTTCCCCCAGATGGTGCTGCACCAGGCCCCGGGGGCCGATCAGGCGGAAAATCCGTAG
- a CDS encoding SGNH/GDSL hydrolase family protein codes for MTTSLALFGDSLVDSGNIAALASLVGENPFAGPRYAGGGNVKASDGPVLAEHIAQRLGARISSQERLNLVSLPLKLLTGGVNPSAQLWNYAYAGATSGLRGSRRAGIAGFPLGLRSQVQAFAESAPLRRDRDALIVAGSNDIIDQVARPRRLLRVLRSRSRADDRRLRNRLAGRIAANIEQSVDILTGQGIEETVIVGIAPLSRTPFVRGKAAALGSTLGRRLRRFVDGTARRVNGRLDLLYNNAAVDDDVVAVDGFQVWNSVASPRFLDDVHPTSRASARLADAVVSRIAASAELSSYGFSA; via the coding sequence ATGACCACCTCCCTGGCACTGTTCGGCGACAGCCTGGTGGACTCGGGCAACATCGCCGCCCTGGCCAGCCTGGTGGGCGAGAACCCCTTCGCCGGGCCCCGGTACGCCGGGGGAGGCAACGTGAAGGCCTCGGACGGCCCGGTGCTGGCGGAACACATCGCCCAGCGGCTCGGAGCCCGGATCAGCTCCCAGGAACGGCTCAACCTGGTGAGCCTGCCGCTCAAGCTGCTCACCGGTGGAGTGAATCCGAGCGCCCAGCTCTGGAATTATGCCTATGCGGGGGCGACCTCCGGCCTCCGGGGATCCCGCCGGGCCGGCATCGCCGGCTTCCCCCTCGGCCTGCGGTCGCAGGTGCAGGCCTTTGCCGAGTCCGCCCCGCTCCGGCGCGATCGCGATGCCCTGATCGTGGCCGGCAGCAACGACATCATCGATCAGGTGGCCCGCCCGCGCCGCCTGCTGCGGGTGCTGCGCAGCCGCAGCAGGGCGGACGACCGACGCCTGCGCAACCGCCTGGCCGGCCGGATCGCGGCCAACATCGAGCAGTCCGTGGACATCCTCACGGGCCAGGGGATCGAGGAGACCGTGATCGTGGGCATCGCACCCCTGAGCCGCACCCCCTTCGTGCGGGGCAAGGCCGCTGCCCTGGGCAGCACCCTGGGCCGGAGGCTGCGCCGGTTCGTCGATGGCACGGCCAGGCGGGTGAACGGCCGGCTCGACCTCCTCTACAACAACGCCGCGGTCGATGACGACGTGGTCGCTGTGGATGGATTCCAGGTGTGGAACAGCGTCGCCTCGCCCCGCTTCCTCGACGACGTCCATCCGACCTCCCGCGCCAGTGCCCGGCTGGCCGATGCCGTGGTGAGCCGCATCGCAGCGTCGGCTGAGCTGAGCAGCTACGGATTTTCCGCCTGA